The genomic DNA CGCCGGATCATGGCCGAGCTCCCGACCCCGATCGTCGTGGTGGCGGACTCGGTCGAGGATTCCTCCCTGCGCATCTCGATGAACGCGCTCCGGGCCGGGGCCCTGTCGGTGGTCGAGAAGCCCGTGGCCACGACCCATGCCGGCTACGAGGGTGTGGCCGGCGAGATCTGCACGCAGCTGCGGATCATGGCCCAGGTTCCGGTCATCCGCCGCCGCCCGATCGGCACCGAGTGGGCCGGCCGCGGCGCCGCCGCGCCCCAGGCGCCGCCGGCCGAACTGCCCGGGCAGGCCCCGAGCCTCCTGGGCATCGCCGCCTCCACAGGCGGTCCGCCGGCGCTGGCGCGGGTGATCGGCGCGTTGCCCAAGGACTTCCCGCTGCCGGTCCTGGTCGTCCAGCACATGGGCGCGGCCTTCATGGACGGGTTCGCCAGCTGGCTCGACAGCGTCGTGACCCTGCCGGTCTCCCTGGCCCAGGACGGCGAGCGCGCCGAACCCGGCCGGGTCTACGTGGCCCCGGGCGACCGCCACCTGGAGATCGGCTCCGGCCGGATCCTGCGGGTGATCAATTCCGCGCCGGTCTCGGGCCAGCGCCCGGCCGCCACCGTGCTGTTCCGGTCCATGGCCCGGCAATCCGGAGCGTCCGGCATCGGCGTGCTGCTCACCGGCATGGGCGAGGACGGGGCCGTCGGGCTCGCCGACATGCAGAAGGCCGGCGCCCAGACCGTGGCCGAGCACGAGAGCACCGCCGTCGTCTACGGCATGCCGGCGGCGGCCGTGCGTCTGGGGGCCGCCCGGGCCGTCCTGCCCCTCGACCGCGTCGCCGACCACGTCCTGCGCCTCGTGGATGCGGGGGCGCGGCCGTGAGCGAGGCCGGCACGTCCGAGGTGCCGGCCCGGATCCTGCTGGTCGAGGATTCGGAGACGCAGGCCCTGGAACTGCGCCTGCTGCTGGAGGCGCACGGCTTCGCGGTGGAGCGCTGCGCCTCCGCCGAGACCGCCCTCGATCATCTCAACCGCAGCCAGCCCGACCTCGTGGTGGCCGATTACCACCTGCCGGGCATGAACGGCGACGAGCTGATCCGGCAGATGCGCCTGTCCCTGCGCACCCGGGCCCTGCCCGTCCTGATGCTGACCGGCGGCAGCGGCGGC from Methylobacterium radiotolerans JCM 2831 includes the following:
- the cheB gene encoding chemotaxis-specific protein-glutamate methyltransferase CheB, giving the protein MTPVRVMLVEDSLVVRELLRHIVSRDPRLELVAAVASGEEALDKLRTVRPDVISMDIRLPGIDGLETTRRIMAELPTPIVVVADSVEDSSLRISMNALRAGALSVVEKPVATTHAGYEGVAGEICTQLRIMAQVPVIRRRPIGTEWAGRGAAAPQAPPAELPGQAPSLLGIAASTGGPPALARVIGALPKDFPLPVLVVQHMGAAFMDGFASWLDSVVTLPVSLAQDGERAEPGRVYVAPGDRHLEIGSGRILRVINSAPVSGQRPAATVLFRSMARQSGASGIGVLLTGMGEDGAVGLADMQKAGAQTVAEHESTAVVYGMPAAAVRLGAARAVLPLDRVADHVLRLVDAGARP